From a single Planctellipticum variicoloris genomic region:
- a CDS encoding PspA/IM30 family protein: MTWLQNFTLIMRSSLTTIREKVEDPERMLHQLIIDMEEELQTIRNRVAGAIADEIQLRKQVEKARGEVEQWKDRATQAVQRSDSTSAFAALQQKQAADERAEQLGVEHAKQANETRKLQDAVRDLEDKIRQARQKQTLLTARLARAESSTKIQQALSQADSASAFAQFNRLEKRVDRAEAMSEAYDRLEGRDPDAEELERQFREQERKEKVEAELAALKAELAAE; the protein is encoded by the coding sequence ATGACGTGGCTCCAGAATTTTACGCTGATCATGCGGTCGAGCCTCACGACGATTCGGGAGAAAGTCGAAGACCCTGAGCGGATGCTCCATCAGCTCATCATCGACATGGAGGAGGAACTGCAGACCATCCGCAACCGGGTCGCCGGGGCCATCGCGGACGAGATCCAGCTCCGCAAACAGGTCGAAAAGGCCCGCGGCGAAGTCGAGCAGTGGAAGGATCGCGCCACCCAGGCGGTCCAGCGCAGCGATTCGACCTCGGCCTTCGCCGCCCTGCAGCAGAAGCAGGCGGCCGACGAGCGGGCCGAGCAGCTCGGCGTCGAACATGCGAAGCAGGCAAACGAGACTCGCAAGTTGCAGGATGCCGTCCGCGATCTGGAAGACAAGATCCGCCAGGCCCGCCAGAAGCAGACGCTCCTCACTGCCCGCCTCGCCCGGGCCGAGTCCTCGACCAAGATTCAGCAGGCCCTCAGCCAGGCCGACAGCGCCTCGGCCTTCGCCCAGTTCAATCGCCTGGAGAAGCGGGTCGACCGCGCGGAAGCAATGTCCGAAGCCTACGACCGCCTGGAAGGCCGCGACCCCGACGCCGAAGAGCTGGAACGCCAGTTCCGCGAGCAGGAACGGAAGGAAAAAGTCGAAGCCGAACTGGCCGCTCTGAAAGCCGAACTGGCGGCCGAGTAA